The Burkholderiales bacterium genome includes a window with the following:
- a CDS encoding cytochrome-c oxidase, giving the protein MGLRFLKIAVVYLFVGASLGLYMGMIEKFTLAPVHAHLVLLGWATLALAGVVYHFYPAASTTLLARIHFWAHNLLLPPLMIALGVFLSGNPAAGPFVGVFSMAMLAALGCFALNVLSNAKTS; this is encoded by the coding sequence ATGGGCCTTCGCTTCCTGAAGATCGCGGTCGTCTACCTCTTCGTCGGCGCGTCGCTCGGGCTGTACATGGGCATGATCGAGAAGTTCACGCTCGCTCCGGTACACGCGCACCTCGTCCTGCTCGGCTGGGCGACACTCGCGCTGGCGGGCGTCGTCTACCACTTCTACCCGGCGGCGTCGACGACACTGCTCGCGCGCATCCACTTCTGGGCGCACAACCTGCTGCTGCCGCCGCTCATGATCGCGCTGGGCGTGTTCCTGTCCGGCAATCCGGCGGCGGGGCCGTTCGTCGGCGTCTTCTCGATGGCGATGCTCGCCGCGCTGGGGTGCTTCGCGCTGAACGTCCTGTCGAACGCGAAGACGTCCTGA
- a CDS encoding RNA polymerase sigma factor — MSENATHRAIEAVWRIESAKIVAVLTRMLRDVGLAEELAQDALVAALEHWAASGVPDNPGAWLTATAKRRALDLLRRDRLLERKHAELLHELELDQELADRQAEAARDDEIGDDLLRLVFVACHPVLSPEARIALTLRLLGGLATDEIARAFLVPEATVAQRIVRAKRTLSEAHVPFEVPSAAELAPRLSSVLEVIYLIFNEGYAATAGEHWMRPQLCEEALRLGRILAELTPRESEVHGLVALMEIQASRMHARTGPGGEPVLLLDQDRARWDRLLIGRGLAALERAEKLGGTLGPYAIQAAIAACHARARVAGETDWSRIAALYDALAQIAPSPVVELNRAVAVAMAFGPAAGLEIADALRDEPSLLCYHLLQSVRGDLLAKLGCRDEARIAFERAAALTRNARERDLLLARAARCVVKAPPAER, encoded by the coding sequence GTGAGCGAGAACGCCACGCATCGCGCCATCGAGGCCGTCTGGCGCATCGAGTCGGCGAAGATCGTCGCGGTGCTCACGCGCATGCTTCGGGACGTGGGGCTCGCCGAGGAACTCGCGCAGGACGCGCTCGTCGCCGCGCTGGAGCACTGGGCGGCCTCGGGCGTGCCGGACAACCCCGGCGCGTGGCTCACCGCGACGGCGAAACGCCGCGCGCTCGACCTCCTGCGCCGCGACAGGCTCCTCGAACGCAAGCACGCGGAACTGCTGCACGAACTCGAGCTCGACCAGGAACTGGCCGACCGGCAGGCGGAAGCCGCGCGCGACGACGAGATCGGCGACGACCTGCTGCGCCTCGTGTTTGTGGCCTGCCATCCGGTGCTCTCGCCCGAGGCGCGGATCGCGCTCACGCTGCGGCTCCTCGGCGGACTCGCAACCGACGAGATCGCGCGCGCGTTCCTCGTGCCGGAAGCGACGGTCGCGCAGCGCATCGTCCGCGCGAAGCGCACGCTCTCCGAGGCGCACGTGCCGTTCGAAGTGCCCTCCGCCGCCGAGCTCGCGCCGCGCCTTTCGTCCGTGCTCGAGGTGATCTACCTGATCTTCAACGAAGGCTACGCCGCCACGGCGGGCGAGCACTGGATGCGGCCGCAACTCTGCGAGGAGGCGCTGCGGCTCGGCCGGATCCTCGCCGAACTCACGCCGCGCGAGAGCGAGGTGCACGGCCTGGTGGCGCTGATGGAGATCCAGGCCTCGCGCATGCACGCGCGCACCGGTCCGGGCGGCGAACCGGTCCTGCTCCTCGACCAGGACCGGGCGCGCTGGGACCGGCTCCTGATCGGACGCGGGCTCGCGGCGCTCGAACGCGCCGAGAAGCTCGGCGGCACGCTCGGCCCCTATGCGATCCAGGCCGCGATCGCGGCTTGCCATGCGCGCGCGCGCGTCGCCGGCGAGACCGACTGGTCGCGCATCGCCGCGCTCTACGACGCGCTCGCTCAGATCGCGCCCTCCCCGGTGGTCGAGTTGAATCGCGCGGTGGCCGTCGCGATGGCCTTCGGTCCGGCCGCCGGCCTCGAGATCGCCGACGCGCTGCGCGACGAGCCTTCGCTTCTTTGCTACCACCTGCTGCAGAGCGTGCGCGGCGACCTGCTCGCGAAGCTCGGATGCCGCGACGAGGCGCGCATCGCGTTCGAGCGCGCGGCCGCGCTCACGCGCAACGCCCGCGAGCGCGACCTCCTGCTCGCGCGGGCGGCGCGATGCGTCGTGAAGGCGCCTCCGGCCGAGCGATGA
- a CDS encoding DUF1330 domain-containing protein yields MPAYLIARIHVTDPKRYQDYAALAPAAIAKHGGRYLVRGGPVTTLEGPDERDRVVVLEFPTMEHARTFWSSPEYVHARSVRSDAAIGQFFLIDGYAG; encoded by the coding sequence ATGCCTGCCTACCTGATCGCCCGCATCCACGTCACCGATCCGAAACGCTACCAGGACTACGCGGCGCTCGCGCCCGCGGCGATCGCGAAGCACGGCGGCCGCTACCTCGTGCGCGGCGGTCCGGTCACGACGCTCGAAGGCCCCGACGAGCGCGATCGCGTCGTCGTGCTGGAGTTTCCGACGATGGAGCACGCCCGGACCTTCTGGTCGTCGCCCGAATACGTGCACGCGAGGTCGGTGCGCTCGGACGCCGCGATCGGTCAGTTCTTCCTGATCGACGGCTACGCCGGGTGA